The Hypomesus transpacificus isolate Combined female chromosome 2, fHypTra1, whole genome shotgun sequence genome window below encodes:
- the LOC124479089 gene encoding uncharacterized protein LOC124479089 isoform X2 — protein sequence MVFLCRYLATGDSFMTISFSYRVGASTVAGVVGAVSQAIWDCLVEEFMPVPTKQDWRDIAAGFLQRWNFPNCVGSIDVQSNSDGGTLGNSAFGEALKDGTLDLLENSIIPGAEPRGPLPHVFVGDEAFPLRSNLMRPFPGTNLAREKRMFNYRLSRARLTVECAFGILSSQWRMYRRVIGVNPTKAEACVKATCVLHNFIRRSRRGATGSPAASPGQEGSAGLQEAPRLGSNNAARAAIHVLIPDELVEDEEAGSNIKKVVVRLSMPEGEFINKI from the exons ATGGTATTTCTTTGTAGATACCTTGCCACGGGGGATTCGTTCATGACGATCAGCTTCAGTTATCGTGTGGGCGCAAGCACTGTGGCAGGTGTTGTTGGGGCTGTGTCTCAGGCCATTTGGGACTGCCTGGTGGAAGAATTCATGCCTGTGCCAACCAAGCAGGACTGGAGGGACATTGCTGCAGGTTTCCTTCAGAGGTGGAACTTCCCCAACTGCGTGGGCTCCATCGATGTGCAGTCGAACAGTGACGGTGGGACCCTGGGGAACTCTGCGTTTGGTGAGGCCCTGAAAGATGGAACACTGGACCTCCTAGAGAACTCCATCatccctggagcagagccacgTGGACCACTGCCACACGTCTTCGTAGGTGATGAGGCCTTTCCTCTGCGGAGCAACCTCATGCGCCCCTTCCCTGGGACAAACCTCgccagggagaagaggatgttCAACTACCGCCTCAGCCGTGCCAGGTTGACAGTCGAGTGTGCGTTTGGTATTCTCTCCAGCCAGTGGAGAATGTATCGGCGTGTCATCGGTGTCAACCCGACAAAAGCAGAGGCGTGTGTGAAGGCCACCTGCGTCCTCCACAACTTCATCCGGAGGTCCAGGAGAGGGGCCACTGGATCTCCAGCAGCCAGTCCTGGCCAGGAGGGGTcagcaggtctccaggaggCTCCACGACTGGGCAGCAACAACGCTGCGCGTGCAGCAATTCAC gtgttgattccggacgaactggtggaggacgaggagg cTGGTTCAAACATAAAGAAAGTTGTTGTGCGACTGTCAATGCCAGAAGGGGAATTTATAAATAAAATTTGA
- the LOC124479089 gene encoding uncharacterized protein LOC124479089 isoform X4 — translation MTISFSYRVGASTVAGVVGAVSQAIWDCLVEEFMPVPTKQDWRDIAAGFLQRWNFPNCVGSIDVQSNSDGGTLGNSAFGEALKDGTLDLLENSIIPGAEPRGPLPHVFVGDEAFPLRSNLMRPFPGTNLAREKRMFNYRLSRARLTVECAFGILSSQWRMYRRVIGVNPTKAEACVKATCVLHNFIRRSRRGATGSPAASPGQEGSAGLQEAPRLGSNNAARAAIHVLIPDELVEDEEAGSNIKKVVVRLSMPEGEFINKI, via the exons ATGACGATCAGCTTCAGTTATCGTGTGGGCGCAAGCACTGTGGCAGGTGTTGTTGGGGCTGTGTCTCAGGCCATTTGGGACTGCCTGGTGGAAGAATTCATGCCTGTGCCAACCAAGCAGGACTGGAGGGACATTGCTGCAGGTTTCCTTCAGAGGTGGAACTTCCCCAACTGCGTGGGCTCCATCGATGTGCAGTCGAACAGTGACGGTGGGACCCTGGGGAACTCTGCGTTTGGTGAGGCCCTGAAAGATGGAACACTGGACCTCCTAGAGAACTCCATCatccctggagcagagccacgTGGACCACTGCCACACGTCTTCGTAGGTGATGAGGCCTTTCCTCTGCGGAGCAACCTCATGCGCCCCTTCCCTGGGACAAACCTCgccagggagaagaggatgttCAACTACCGCCTCAGCCGTGCCAGGTTGACAGTCGAGTGTGCGTTTGGTATTCTCTCCAGCCAGTGGAGAATGTATCGGCGTGTCATCGGTGTCAACCCGACAAAAGCAGAGGCGTGTGTGAAGGCCACCTGCGTCCTCCACAACTTCATCCGGAGGTCCAGGAGAGGGGCCACTGGATCTCCAGCAGCCAGTCCTGGCCAGGAGGGGTcagcaggtctccaggaggCTCCACGACTGGGCAGCAACAACGCTGCGCGTGCAGCAATTCAC gtgttgattccggacgaactggtggaggacgaggagg cTGGTTCAAACATAAAGAAAGTTGTTGTGCGACTGTCAATGCCAGAAGGGGAATTTATAAATAAAATTTGA
- the LOC124479089 gene encoding uncharacterized protein LOC124479089 isoform X3: MVFLCRYLATGDSFMTISFSYRVGASTVAGVVGAVSQAIWDCLVEEFMPVPTKQDWRDIAAGFLQRWNFPNCVGSIDVQSNSDGGTLGNSAFGEALKDGTLDLLENSIIPGAEPRGPLPHVFVGDEAFPLRSNLMRPFPGTNLAREKRMFNYRLSRARLTVECAFGILSSQWRMYRRVIGVNPTKAEACVKATCVLHNFIRRSRRGATGSPAASPGQEGSAGLQEAPRLGSNNAARAAIHVRDAFTAYFNAEGAVPWQQSVQINLKKSSSSA; the protein is encoded by the coding sequence ATGGTATTTCTTTGTAGATACCTTGCCACGGGGGATTCGTTCATGACGATCAGCTTCAGTTATCGTGTGGGCGCAAGCACTGTGGCAGGTGTTGTTGGGGCTGTGTCTCAGGCCATTTGGGACTGCCTGGTGGAAGAATTCATGCCTGTGCCAACCAAGCAGGACTGGAGGGACATTGCTGCAGGTTTCCTTCAGAGGTGGAACTTCCCCAACTGCGTGGGCTCCATCGATGTGCAGTCGAACAGTGACGGTGGGACCCTGGGGAACTCTGCGTTTGGTGAGGCCCTGAAAGATGGAACACTGGACCTCCTAGAGAACTCCATCatccctggagcagagccacgTGGACCACTGCCACACGTCTTCGTAGGTGATGAGGCCTTTCCTCTGCGGAGCAACCTCATGCGCCCCTTCCCTGGGACAAACCTCgccagggagaagaggatgttCAACTACCGCCTCAGCCGTGCCAGGTTGACAGTCGAGTGTGCGTTTGGTATTCTCTCCAGCCAGTGGAGAATGTATCGGCGTGTCATCGGTGTCAACCCGACAAAAGCAGAGGCGTGTGTGAAGGCCACCTGCGTCCTCCACAACTTCATCCGGAGGTCCAGGAGAGGGGCCACTGGATCTCCAGCAGCCAGTCCTGGCCAGGAGGGGTcagcaggtctccaggaggCTCCACGACTGGGCAGCAACAACGCTGCGCGTGCAGCAATTCACGTGAGGGATGCATTCACTGCATATTTCAATGCAGAAGGTGCAGTGCCCTGGCAGCAATCAGTTCaaatcaatttaaaaaaaagctcATCCTCTGCTTga